From Solanum stenotomum isolate F172 chromosome 2, ASM1918654v1, whole genome shotgun sequence:
tgatattgttgttgggtcttgcttgctgataggataGATGTGTCTTATTGGTGATTTCACCTAATGGTTGTGGTTTAacttaatgggtttgtagttgcaaatacaaaaccacccatgtgttttcagcttgcccAAGAGAGatgtcgcgaaaccaagacaactagactgatggcctagggagtgggtcaacatgaggttcagcccgagagggtgagccctagtcccatatcctaacactcaactcaagagagtgaatggggtAAGATGTAAGCTGGCCTTTATGCCAcaaatgggtgttcgagaggaacacatttgaaacggggtaggttgcccgagagggaacttatttccatctaaagcttagcctaataactattatcttgcaattttctatcgaaagcatgtacccaacgatttaaataaacttgtattgcagtcacaccccaagaacttgtccccatacttgatcttcttattatatttgttgtttttgtacTACTTGTGAGAAAACCCCCAGttgatatttgacacctttGTGTCATCCCTTTTTAtctacaatgtttttaatcgttaatgtctttagctatgactagtttgaactaaattttatttttctactaattctcaaaaccattcccttgggacacaaccccaacccttggttgtgttactatattatcgacgatcgtagacacttgtactgtaggttagtgtcattgatcatgataagcatcaaaatggtgtCGCTGCCGGGGAATAGTGTCACATGAAAATGTAGATTACTACAGTTTGATTTGTTTTTAGTGtagtttttactaattttacttttagttttgtttttgtttgtttattgtttGTGTATGCAGGTCCTCTGAGCATGAAAGAGGGAGTGGGTAGCAAGCCAGATGAAGCAGATAAAGAAGTCGAGAGTGACTTCACCCTAGCTGCACTGGTATCTCAACTAAATGACTTGACCACCAAAATATCTGAGGTGAAAAACTAGTGCAAACGCCAAGAGAGGTACATACCTCCTCATGCGCAAAAGAAGTCTAGAGAAGATGAGAAAAGTTGTGATGAGGACacacttcaaatcattctccaaaagatcaccgaTCAAGATCGAGTGTTGGGCGAAATGAGAGAGAATGTTGAAGCGTCGAATCATTTGATTGGATCTCATTATAGATCAATCTACCACATCAGATCACTCCTGATGTTTGTAATGCCTCAACAATATCCAAACGATTTATTGGGGTTACCTAGTGACACTAGGCCTAGCTCTAATAACAGAGAGTGAGGCAGGACCTATGTCGAGCCACGaagttaaataaggcgcttcttgggaggcaacccaaggtcgtaaatttaggattttatgtttataaataatagtgtgttgtttgtacagaTTGAGGAAGGAAACTACTTGAAAAGATGTATGGTGGCGAGAAACAGGTCCTTTTGGCGAATCACCGATAAGATTGGGTGTACCCGATCATTCCTGCTGTTTGACTCAACACACCTCACAGGTTGAGTCTGCAAAACTCGATTGAGTGAGAATTTCATCGGCGCATCGCCAACTTAGTTGGTGATCCTGACGAAGACCGCCGATGTGATGCCCACATGAACTAAAAATCCTGATATATTTGGCGAGGTAATTAGACATTCGATGCTTCACCAAGTGATTGGGCGAATTCTACTAACATCACCGAATAAGCAGAAGTTGGACGGTCACTAGCCACAGGTTTAAAAGTTCCATTTCATTCACTTTCTTTCGCTTTGTCCcttttcacaaactcacactcACACTCTAGTAGTTATATTTCTTgcacttttagagtattttaaaTGTTGGATTGTGCTCGAATTTGGATCGCATTGCCGCCTAGCACGTAGTACTATCTAAATCGGCACCAAAGGTTGGTAGTCGAACCCCTtagttattttatcaaaatttgtactcatttaCATAATGATTGATAGTATAAAATCTCTGTTGTGTCTCTTAGTTACTGGGATTGTATATATTATCGATTATGATTTGGTACTTTCTGCATGATTTGAGAAACTCCCACTTAACTATGCTTTGAGTTTAATTGTTACATGATGGGAATAGAAGTTTCTACGGGTCTTCgttgaaattgagttatataAGCTTAAGTTGAATTATCTTGGGTTGCGGGGTGAAATTTGAAAGGCTGGGTTGAAAATGGATACGTTGAGCTGATCGGCGAGATGAACAAAATGCACCGAACTGCTCTGCGATTCACCTAACGTCCCCATTTCACCTTCAACTGaataatttatgtattgattGATCTGTCACTTTCGACGGTCAGTTTAATTCACAAAATGCACTCGATGACTCATCGAAAGATCCATTGTTCACCCTTTCTCTGCGCCCTTGTATCATTTTGAACTATTAGCCTAACAGGATAAGCACGTCGCCAACTAGCTTGGTGAAGCGATTCCACACTTAGAAACACTCTTTTTCTCCTGTTTGAATTACTATATAACTTATCCTCCAAGTCTTTGtagaaatggctagaccaaaagtcaCAGGGAAATATGATCCACCTTCGAACATAAGAGCATGAGGgtttaaaaatgatgaaaaaaagtAGAGCTAGCCAGATAAAGGAAATATACCAATGAAGCTAGGGCAAAGAGATGAATTCCCATCAACCCTAATGTGCCTCCATAGGCTCAAAGTTTAGTTAATGCAATATGGGCCTTTAGAGCAACTCATGAGATAGATCAGATGATTGCAACTAATTTTGCTGCAGAGACCAAGGCAAAGGCAAACAATGAGGACCAAAACAACAATACTCCGGGGACCATTGTTTTACTTCAGGGAGATGCATcgggcattgatgccccgacagatagagagactgcatagacaaGACACTTCTTTACCTCTCTCCTTGTCTTATCTTTCTTCAACTTTGGATATTGtcattatttgcatttgaggacaaacacaCTTATTTGTGGTAGGGTGAGGCCGACCTTGTTTTGCTAGTGTCGGATACTTGTGTTTTGGTGTACATTTGGGTTGTCTgtttttagttgtgtttttaaaactgctttgcaattgtttgagcttatggctctcttttgggtttaattgaaaaaatatttgacccttccgaataattttcatttttcaaaaaaattcgccacctcttgtgttgaaagtggttgttcttgtacaaattCAAGTCTCAGTTTTGATCAACACCGATGagttgaatagtgctctcaatcgatcaaacatgaatgtgcggctatgatgagaacaaatgaagttgcatagagaATATGCGAACTCTTTGCAcatcgttgtgattagccatttctCAAAtagattctcttgtaatgactgttgcacactagtgaaagtgtgtagtcttgtttgacttaagtgtcgatgccttgtgtgatgatcTTACTTTGAAACTTGCATTGataaacctagaatttaccccgttagtctaattgatttagtaaggtgtgttcttgagatgatcttaggcaacttttgaagagtgtgagccaatttgacatacacctcttttgtggcctacccgtgagcgtgtgaaactttcttgaacaccctttgagcctcaCCTTTCTTTGGGAGAACATTGATGAAAtctagaccttacttgatccactacatgtaatcctcttgatttgtgatttagtgaatagccaacttaggccaaaagcctaagttgggggtgtggtgaaaaggaaaaggagaagtcaagaagtgcaagaaaagtctccattaacccatggtgttgcataaaaatggaaatcctccatatatatataaaagaaaaaaaaagaaggaaaagaaaaagaaaagaaaagaaaagaatgaaaaagaaaaagttgtggaataaaagtgcaaaaagaaattgggtttccaagcaatccgtGGAgagtgaataaaaagatgacttagaagaacttgaagaagaattgataaaggaaaagaagggggTGTCTTGAGAAAACCACATCTCATGaagaaaaagtcactgagcctaaaataaccatacctttgcattcatccccattacaagccttagaaagacctttttgattttgagtaagtcgaatcgaaagtcgattggaaaataagggcaaacctatgggtaaaaacatgcattgtgttcctcatTTTTTTAGTGtaagcgttgcatttgattcctgatcttgaattgattaacctctatttgtgaatatggaatcattcttgatgtgagggcactTAGATACTTCATGTTGAGCTTGATTGCACAGGTaccaagtattgcgagcatgagaatctctggtaatggtgtgtcacaacttgaatctttgagtacacaattgatcgtTGCATAAGTAAATTTGAGTCTGGTTGTgtacattaattatttagtcttgtgtagcactatttgagacaccttgtttaacggctgaacttgagtttgcttgaggaatAGCAAATGTTTAAGTTGGGgctgttgatgagtccacaaattggactcatttagggctttattttgataggaatattgtcctcaaatgtttatttttttcacaatatctgatgaaaactcttaagtttcaggtatttgaagttttagtggaagcatggacacttaggcgtagaaaggaacaaaaaggctgaaaagaatgaagaagctgaagcctacgcatcgccaagcacacttggcgatttgCCGAAGGGatgcactccgccctttgttctagTACACGAAGACTTGAAAGAGAAGGATCAAAacggcgatgaaaggagcagtcgacatTTCGCCAAATATTTCCGCAAAGCAGTACTCGATCACCAaatgacacagagcacgacgatgttgaagactagtgcaagacggcgacTAACTACACCAAAGGCCGATTCCGACTAAACTCATTGAAAAGATCTGCAAGcactattttttgaagtttataaatactaaaattgttattaatttttaaagagtcgaacatttattttaatttccataatagaatagtactttatgggatattttctctcaagtttgaatAGGGTTTttggaagacttgaagaaagaaggaattCATCTTCCctaagttggaagtgggtctccTCCATtattcttcctttgcttaaatcaaggtttaattccttatacccacttgattttagtatcattttaggtgtgttttgttatttcttgatgtgtggctaaaaaccccattcttggggtgtgatttagcaaatatgtgttgatattgttgttgggtcttgcttgctgataggatagatgtattttattggtgatttcacctagtggttgtggtttaatttaatgggtttgtagttgcaaatacaaaaccaccgaTGTATTTTCtggttgcccgagagggaggtctcGAAACCAAGactgctagactgatggccaaaggagtaggtcgacatgaggttcagcccgagagggtgaaccctagtccctTACCCTAGCACTCAACTCAAGAGAGATagtggggtaaggtgtaggctaggcttcatgcggcaaatgggtgttcgagaggaacacatttgaaacggggtaagtagcccgagagggaacttatttccgtaaaaagcttagcctagtcactattatcttgcaaattttctatcgaaagcatgtacccaatgatttatctcaacttgtattgcggttacaccccaagaacttgtccCCAGATTTGATCttcttattatatttgttgtttttttaatacTTGTCACAAAACCACCAGTTGATATTTGCACCTTTGTGTCACCCGTTtttatttacaatgtttttaatcgttaatgtcttttgCTACGACTagtttgaaataaattttatttttctactaattttcaaaaccactcccttaggacacgaccccaactcttggttgggttactatattatcaacgatcgtagacactcgttctgtaggttagtgtcattggtcacgataagcatcacccctaactaattaattaggaatttaCTAAGTTGCCCCTCCACTTGGCCGAATCTTGACAGATTGCAGGTTGGACTAACGAAACCCCACCCATGGACCGTGGTTTGGTCTAGGAGCCATACTGTCTCTCAGTGGTTTCGGTCTGGAACCTATCATCTAGGCCCTTGACCTACGGGGCAAGCGCAcgaggcgtggatggacctacggggcgtaggtcccaTCCATAGGTCACATATATTTGACAACTTTTGTCAATGGGCCAGccttggggttaggctttagggtccctctcaaggacccttggttttCCTTGGGGGATCGAACCTTGAAGTTTAACCCCTCAACCAAAGCTTGGGAACTCATTTTACAACACAAAATCCCATATCATACTCAACAACACAATGGTGAGGCTATAGTTTCACTTACAAGTTTTCTGagtcgttacattatctccccctcaggaacattcgtcctcgaatgacagtTTAAACACTTTAAGTAAATAAAGGCTCaaaactagcagcccatcatgtatgaaacatcataaacaatgcacaaaacttaggaggaaacatcaactcaaTCTCAAACATACTCCatgcaacacaagaaagtaggaactacatctacaaactcattatgcatgaaaacttcaacatttctcatttcattggagtaattaccttctccaactcaaatcatactcatcataacatcattaagaacattatgcaattactctcaaaaagcatatTTAGGCATGTTTAGCAGttcacctcatgaagcatatagacaactcatactaaatgcacatcaaaatgaggaacataaatcataaaaactcattttctcatttaaacataaattcattaAGAACATGCaaaacataaggagaccatggaaatacataaacacacatgactccaaaacataaaacaagctacaaggaactcttggtctcaagcttgaataggaatagaagaaagagataaggatatcagaactctcaacaaccttactattcaacagACAATCTCCCCTTGGGAGTAAACCCAAATCAAGGCTAATATGAAAATAACATAGGGACTTTAACAAGACATTCACAACCATAAGGAACTATCAACATACCGGTGTCTTCATCCGGAAAAGCTCCTTTGTCCTCACTAGCCGGAAGTGCATAGAAACGATTACTCTTTGGAGCATTAAGATCTGGGCCATCAAGAGAAGCTTGGTTGGCCTCTCTTTCCTTGGTCGTATGAGTAGGGACATCTTTCACTTGATGATCAATCTTTCCAAAACCATAGCACCGATTAGTACCAGCTAGGCACTTCCCATAATGCTTCTTTCCACAATTGTTGCAAGTAGGTTTAGAAGATGGAGGTCCACTACCTTTCTCTTGGTTAACCGTATGAgtgcttgaagaatcttgattGAAAGCTCTCTTTTTGAACCTTGGTTGACCTTGCCCATCAGACCTAGTTCTCTTTATCTCGCTATTGTTATTCTTAATTTTGAACTCCTCAATTTTTTCAGAAAAcaccataagcctagagatattcatgtcaTCATGGAGAATTGTCGTACgacactcttcctcaactaaGTCAGACATACTTGTCACAAatctactcatctcatctctcgggttagacaccaaagatggagcatacttaaacaatagggtaaatttcaaggagtactcttgcacactcatgctaccttgcctaaggttgataaattccTCCACCTTAACCTCTGTCTTCTCAtagggaaagaacctatcaaggaatgctttCTTAAACACCTCCCAATTCATAGAACTCGCTCCTACCGGCCAATTActcttccattgagtaaaccAAACTTGGGAAACATCCTTCAATTAGTAAGCGGCTATTTCTGCTTTTTCTATAGAAGTCGCCCCATATCATTCACTACCTTATTATATACCTCATCCACAaactcttggggatcctctcccatcttggaaccaagaaataccggaggattcatccttacaaAGTCTTTCAACCTAGAAGCCATAGTGCTGAAAATAGGGTTCACATGAGTCTCAACACACCTTGTATCTTgggccgtcatggcttgggctTGAATAGTTACGGCTTGAGCCATCATCAAAAGAGCCGACCTAACTTCTTTATTGGATAGAGTCGAAGGATCAACCAGAACTTGATAGCCTTGAggaacttggtcaccttgaggaccttggggaggaactccctcattcacaatcTCCTCTTCAATCCTTCTTACATTCGctcttcttgtattcatatcctataaacacaagagaagggttaggaagaggacttcatagagttaaaaCTCTAAGGCATGACTTAAAcagtaatgaaagaagtaaagtttCCTAATGTCTTATAGCGGAgtcattcataaatgtgtcaCGATTCACACccatgaataagactctacttaacatggcttgtgagacatcaatcctaaaaacAATACCAAAAATCTTGTGCTCTAATACGATGTTTTTCACATCCCAAACCTACACGCCGGACGTGACACGACGTACAAGACTCCAAAAAGTATCATACAAGCCTCAAAGCATGTCatcacataagataatagaaatagtatggaatttaaaattcttttaatacaaacaatggaaaacatcatttaaaacaACGGAAGTCTactagtctcacatggccatctaaaaacaATCTTCGAATCAAAAGTAGAGCCATGACCCTTTAAAATAGAAAGTCTAAAAGTAACTAGTACaatgaaatacaagaaataccaaTGAAGCACTTGTCCTcggatccatgaggacataccacaagccttggaagaactcaatccaagcttcaactagaAGGAATCATCTCAAATGcgggaacctacactttgtggTAAAAATAGAAGAAGTATGCGTTAgcacatttaatgtactaagtatgatagtcatgcaaaacactaagtatgatagtcatgcaaaaccatgcttaaaaaggacattttggttgaaaaccatgcataTGCCAATTTTTTGGGAAATATCACgaacataagtataagaggcataagatACAATCACATTCAGCATATAAGCTATATCATCACATTAGAAAAttcacctcaagcaaccctaagctatacttgtgcaatgtgagaatagcatctcatactactatTCCCACTAAGTACCACCTTGAGGTCACCATAGATGAGTTACCATTCTTCCTTTTCATCTTTAGACAATACCCACACATAAGGAACATagacatttcataagtcatgacaaggaagtaactcataatacaatccaagtaaacCATACATCATCTAATTGATCATATAGGTCAACATTtctcattagcttcattaagagcacattcattcatttgACATTAAAACATTAGAGAATCACACCATAGCCCTCTCAAAGTGTACTAGTGTAacgcatggatggcatcccatactaccactcacACTTCATTGAACTTCTCAAGCAACCATAGCACGTATCTAACATGATAGGAATAAGCTTTAACTGACATACACCATGAGAGCAAaccatggaatccgatgtcatgtaaccccacaccgaaggaagatgtcctacttgcctaaggtggaATTAGCGgtattttagcttaggtggatccactagctaatattctatgtgggcacatagttatgggataagaaacATGTTCATTGAAACCCGGTCTAACGTAGGGAGAGCTTTCAtattaccatatccactcggtacttCGCCttcattcccatagagtagttcattcacatTAACATTATTGTAATTGAgagctaccaacattaggtctatcgacccaaagtacattacaCATAAAAGGGCCACCactattaggtctaccgattcaaggctCATCATTATAAGGATAActcattgaatcctcaagaAGGGCCACGACCATTAGGTCTActgattcaaggttcatcatttcaaaCATGAAAGGGACACcgacattaggtctaccgattcaaggtttatcatcacattagtttctagactcatcatgatgagctaccaacattaggtctaccggttcaagacatagcctagaatacttcatcattcatttatgaaagggctaCGCACAATAGGTCTACTGATTGAAGGCTTATCATTACATTCATTTATAGGCTCctcatgaaagggctaccaacattaggtctaccaatacATGTTCATTAAGTCCAGATAGATTCATTACAaaagaagaggatgcctaagcctagcaattcaagatacaacattCACATTACATTCATTTATATAAGATGAGGATGCCTAagactaccaattcaagatataacattacattatagaaacccttcacattctatgAGCATCATCATTCATcagtgttaattgagaataagCTTTCAATACTAACACAAtcacattctaaacatgatcgtAATACTTTCATTGAGGTCACACACATAAACTTCACATCTTGATCATACATAGATGCATCATGAAATTGCTCTCCAAGGCtatgaatcaatctcaacccaaacatctagaatactacattagataagggAAATAGCATGactcaataactaattcaatatagacataaacaattcaacatactttcatgatcaTTCTACCCAAATCACAAAATTCCAATGTAGTACTTTGGGGGAAACATGGATTCATAGTAGAAATTTATCATAATTCACCATTAATTCTACAGTTCATTTATAATTTATCACATATAAACCTTTGAAATGTTTTGGAAtagaacccatgcttagattgaaaccctaggtttttgggGGATTAtggaaacttgaaatcatcttttgataGGGCTcattgaatgaaacttaatcaaggatgaagactaccatacctctATGGAAGAAACTCCACAGAAAATTGGGTGAGGAAGGTGAAATCTTGAGCTTGAAACCTTGACTCCCTCTACTACAATGGTGGTTTCTAGAGAAAGAATATTTGGAAAGGAGGGTagtttctaattttgtgtttgaaGAGTAATGAGTTGAAAAAGGAGTTTAATACTTTATATAGCCTTAAATAAGtctaataaatcaataataaccATCCCCAACCcctaactaattaattaagaatttacTAAGTTACCCCTCCACTTGGCCAAATCTTGACAAATTGTAGGTGGGACTCACGAAACCCACcaacggaccgtgggtgggtccacGAGGCGCACTGGCTATCCGTGGTTTGGGTCCGGAGCTTTTCATCTAGGCCCTTGATCTACGGAGCAAGCCCACaaggcgtggatggacctacaggGTGTAGGTCCCATCCCTAGGTCACATCTTATTGACAACTTTTGGTCAAtggggcagccttggggttaggatttagggtccccctcaaagacccttggttggtccttggagGGTCGTACCTTGCCGTTTAActcctaaacccctcaaccaagGCTCGGGAACACATTTTACAACACAAAATCCCATATCGAACTCAACAAAATaatcgttaggctctagtttcattAACTAGTTTTCCGAGTCATTACAGGAACTTTGGACGGTCAAGCTAACCACTCGGCGAATCTccaagtgctcttggcgatcactaggcttgcctttcttcaattcttcagtttgttttgttcctttttacctGTTAgagtccttgctttgttcctcaatccttatacctgaaaatcaatgaTTTAACATTTctttatggcacaaattaagcatttgaggacactaaatttgtataaacagagccctaaatgagtccaaatcttgaaCACATCAAAATCATGTGGGGAATACCGACAATATCAACAATTGTCCATCCTATGGCCTTAATTTATCGCTTTACCACCTCAACAAGCAATTTCACGTTCCACTCAAGCAAGTCTGCTGCATAGATGACGGGCAAAGTGTTGTTTGCTCCCAAAAATACATACCGAAGATGAGATGGAAGCACTTTCAACTCAAGCTTTGGAGGTTCTACCGTGGATGGTTTTGTGGAAAGACTTTCTCGACTTTTCAGATCAATATCCAGCTTTAATGGATTTTTAGAATGAGCACCTAATCCCGATAGAGCAGCTACAACTTTATCATCCCCCTGgaatttttttctcatcataatttaaaagtacagAAGCAAGAGATTCACCCACACACATCATTTCACTCTTAGTAGCTATTGCTTCCTCAATCACATCAATTTTTGAGACCACATGAATGTCACTAGGTTGCTTCATCGATTTGCACACATTGAACGTAACCTTCTCATGATTTACCCAAAATTTTAACTCACCGAAAATTGGTACTACCTAAAATAATTGGCCGGTTGGTAAAAATGTTCTACCTAAAATAAGAGGTACTTCAGCATCAATCTCACAATCcaatataataaaatcaatCGGAAATATGAACCTATCAATTGTTACCAAAATATCACAAAGTATCCCAATAGGATGCTTAATGGATTGATCAACCATGAGGAGTCCTATTTTTGTAGACTTAGGTACACCCAATTCATGTTGTTTGTAAATTGTGTATAACATCATGCTAATACTAGCTCCCAAATCACATAATGTTTTGGCAAATTGGAGCATCCCAATAGTGCATGGAATAGTAAACACCTCCGGATCATCTTTCTTGATCACTACATTGCTTGTCATGATGGCAATACAACTATAAGACACTTCAACCTTTTCAAAATCCATGCTTCTCTTCTTGGTGACCagttctttcatgaattttgcatagATGGGCATGTCCAATAATGCTTCCACTAAAGGAAGATTTATTGACAGCGTCTTGAACACGGAAAAAAATTTCTTGAACTTTGCATCTTCATCCCAATTTTTATGACTTTTAGGAAATGGTTGGTT
This genomic window contains:
- the LOC125856037 gene encoding uncharacterized protein LOC125856037, which translates into the protein MSDLVEEECRTTILHDDMNISRLMVFSEKIEEFKIKNNNSEIKRTRSDGQGQPRFKKRAFNQDSSSTHTVNQEKGSGPPSSKPTCNNCGKKHYGKCLAGTNRCYGFGKIDHQVKDVPTHTTKEREANQASLDGPDLNAPKSNRFYALPASEDKGAFPDEDTGMLIVPYGCECLVKVPMLFSY